ATTGGAATCCGCGCCATTACCGCGAATTCCGCCTTTTCTGGCCTTTCTCCAGCGGCTGTTTCTGCCAATGGATGAGCCATCGCATCGACCTCGTCAACCTGGCGCTCGATTCCATCCCCCGATGCGCCGTCGCCTTGGGCGGCGTTTATCTCTGGCAAGACGGACGCACCAATCCCGATACGGTTCAATGCCTCTTGGAATATCCCGGCGGTACAATGGCGGCCTATCACATGCGCATGGGCAACAAAGCCAACTCGCGCGGGATCTACTTGTACGGAACCCACGGCATGGTCGATTTGCAAACGGGAACCGTCAGTTCCAGCGGCGGCGAAGGCGCGGTGCTCTGCGAAAATCCCGGCGCTTCCACTCCAGAATTCCACATCGATAAAAGCAAACTCATCCCGGAGAAAACTCTCTTCCCTTCCCCGCCCGATGTGGATCATCTAGGCGATTTCTTCGATTGCGTCCGCCGCCGCCGCCAGCCCCGCGCCGATGTGGACGCGGGCTACGCCCACGCCACGGCGACAATCATGGCGAATATGGCCTACCGCACCGGACGCCGCATCGAATACGACGCGGAAAAAATGGAGCTGCGCCCTGAATCTATCGCCTAAGAGGCCTATTTACGCTTAATCCCCCTTCATAACCAGTTATAATCACCCTTATGACATTGCGTCCAGATTGGGATTGGCGAATCGTATGAACGTTTTTACTCCAACTTGCACTATAGAATCGAAGCGGCGCCTACGCATCAGCGTTCAAGGCGCCGTGCAGGGAGTGGGTTTCCGTCCCTTTCTCTATCGCTTGGCTCATGAATTGGAATTGAAGGGTTGGACGGTCAATTCGCCTCAAGGACTCGTCGCCGAAGTGGAGGGCTATCCGCAAACATTGGCGATTTTTTTGCAACGCCTGCAAGAAGAAAAACCCAGCCGCGCCGTCATCCAAACGCTGGTAACAACGGAACTCGAACCGGCGGGCTATCAAGAATTCGCTATCCGCGCCAGTGAAGAGACCGGCGGCAAAACCACTCTACTACTGCCCGACATCGCGACATGCCCCGATTGTTTGCTCGAGATTTTCGATCCCAATGATCGGCGTTATCTCTATCCCTTCACTAACTGCACTAACTGCGGCCCCCGCTTTACGATTATCCGCGATCTGCCCTACGACCGCCACCATACGGCAATGTCAGCATTCTCCCAATGCCCACAATGTCAGGCGGAATACGATGATCCCCGCGACCGCCGCTTCCACGCCCAGCCCAACGCCTGTCCCGTTTGCGGGCCGCAAGTGGAATTATGGAACAAAGCGGGAACCGTTCTCCAACGCCGTCAGGACGCCATGCTGGCGGCGGCGCAAGCGATTCGCGACGGACGAATCGCCGCCGTGAAAGGCGTCGGCGGCTTTCATCTCATTACCGACGCCCGCAGCGAATCCGCTGTAGGGCGGTTGCGCCAACGCAAGCGCCGGGTTGAAAAACCGCTGGCGGTTATGTTTCCCTCGCTGGAGGCGATTCGCGAAGTTTGTTTCGTTTCCGATCAAGAAAAAACTCTATTGTTATCGCCGGAAGCGCCCATCGTTCTTTTGCGCCGCTGTCCAGGCGATAACTTCATCGCGCCATCCGTTGCGCCCCGCAATCCCTATCTCGGCTGTATGCTGCCTTATACGCCCCTGCATCATATCCTGCTGCGGGAATTGGGATTTCCCATCGTCGCTACCAGCGGCAATCTTTCCGAAGAGCCGATCTGCATCGACGAACGCGAAGCCCTCGCGCGGTTGGCGGGCATCGCCGATCTCTATCTCGTCCACAATCGCCCCATTCTGCGCCACGCCGACGATTCCGTAACACACATCGCCGCTGGAGAGGAATTGCTGTTGCGCCGGGCGCGCGGATATGCGCCATTGCCTTATCGTAGCGATTTCGATATGCCCTCGATGCTGGCTGTAGGCGGCCATTTGAAAAACACCGCCGCCCTCAGTCAGGGACGCAATGTTTTCATCAGCCAGCATATCGGCGATTTGGACAATCAACCTTCCTACGATGCTTTTTTGGAAGTGATTGCGGGATTAAAGAAGATGTACGGCATTACATTGGAACTAGCCGCCTGCGATCTGCATCCCGATTATCTTTCTACGCAATACGCCCAGAAAACGGGCTTGCCGTTGATCCCCATCCAGCATCATTTCGCCCACGCCGTTTCCTGCATGGCCGAGAATCGTCTTCAAGGGCCAGTTCTGGCGATTTCGTGGGATGGAACGGGATACGGAACCGACGGGACGATTTGGGGCGGCGAGTTTCTGACGGCGACGCTGTCCGACTTCCAACGCGCCGCACATTTCCGTTATTTCCCGCTGCCTTCGGGAGAAAAAGCGCTCAAGGAACCGCGCCGCGCCGCTTTGGGTTTGTTGTTTGAAATGATGGGAGACAAAGCGTTTTTATTGACGAATTCGCCCGCGCTGAAATCGTTTTCGGAGGAAGAAATCCGCATCTTGCGAACGCTGCTGGAAAAAGGAATCCATGCGCCCCACACGTGCAGCGCCGGACGCCTATTCGACGCCGTTTCGTCTCTTATTGGGTTGCGTCAAATCGTCTCCTTCGAGGGACAAGGGGCGATGGAGTTGGAATTCGCCATCGGCGATGCGGCGAGCGAAGAATTTTATCCTTATACAATTGTAAATAAATCTGCCGCTCCGATGGTCGTCGATTGGGAACCAATGGCGCAAGCCATAATCACCGAGGTTGAACAAAATCGTTCCACGGCTTCAATTTCTATAAAATTTCATAATACGCTGGTGGAAATTATCGTCGCCATCGCTCGTCGAATTCAGTATAAACAAATCGTATTGACGGGAGGCTGCTTCCAAAACCGCTATCTTATGGAACGCGCCGTCCAGCGCCTGCAAGCCGAAGGCTTCGAACCCTATCGGCATAGGCGCATCCCGCCCAACGATGGCGGCCTCTCTCTCGGACAAGCAGTCGCCGCCTATCATAGGAGCCGAAACCAATGTGTTTAGGAATACCCGGAAAAATCGTCAGCGTTACGGATGGCGAAGACATCTACCGCATGGGAACGATCGATTTCAGCGGCGTGCGCAAAGAAATATCGTTGGCTTATGTCCCCGAAGCCCAAGTTGGCGATTACGTCGTCGTTCACGCCGGATTCGCCATTAGCGTTGTGGATGAAGAAGAAGCCAACCAAGTATTCGAGTATCTAAAAGAGATGGAAGAACTAGCCTCCGGATCGGATACCGTTTCATGAAATTCGTCGACGAATACCGCGATCCAGCCGCCGCCCGCCATTTCGTCCGGGCCATCAAATCCACTCTGACGCGCCCGCGCTCCATCATGGAAATCTGCGGCGGCCAGACGCACGCCATCGTCAAATTCGGCCTTGACCAGCTGCTGCCCTCAAGCCTAACGTTAGTGCATGGGCCGGGGTGTCCCGTTTGCGTTACGCCAGTGGAAATGATTAACAAGGCCATCGAAATCGCCTTGCAACCCGATGCGATTCTCTGCTCGTTCGGGGATATGCTGCGGGTGCCGGGCAGCCAGCGCGATCTCTTTTCCGTCAAGGCGCAAGGCGGCGATGCGCGCATCGTTTATTCGCCGCTGGATGCGCTCAAAATCGCCCGCGCTAATCCCAACAAGCAAGTGGTTTTCTTCGCCGTCGGCTTCGAAACCACCGCTCCCAACAATGCCATGGCCGTCTATCAAGCCAAACGGGAAAACTTGGAAAATTTCTCGCTATTGGTTGCGCACGTTTGCGTCCCTCCCGCGATGGAAGCGATTCTTTCCTCGCTGGACAACCAAGTGGAAGGTTTTCTCGCCGCCGGTCACGTCTGCGCCGTCATGGGCTATCGGGAATACGAACCGATCGCGCAAAAATATCATACGCCCATCGTCGTTACCGGCTTCGAGCCGCTGGACATCCTCCAAGGCATCGCCCTCTGCATCAAACAATTGGAAGAAGGACGCGCCGAGGTGGAAAATCCATACGTCCGCGCCGTGCGCCCCGATGGCAACCTGGCGGCGAAAAAAATCCTCGCGCAAGTCTTCTGCCCCGGCCCGCGCGTCTGGCGCGGCATCGGCGAAATTCCCGATAGCGGCCTGCATTTAACGGAAGAGTATTCTTTCTTCGACGCGGAAATGCGCTTCGGTCTGGCGGAAGCGCTGCGCGCGAACGCCGCTTCCGAGTGCATCAGCGGATCGATTCTGCGCGGAATAAAAAAGCCGCACGAATGCCCCGCCTTCGGCGTGCGCTGTACGCCGGAGCAGCCGCTCGGCGCGCCGATGGTCTCTAACGAAGGCGCCTGCGCCGCCTATTATCGCTACCGCCGCCATGCTACAAAAGGGAATTGATCTCTTATGTTACATAATCAATATTCCCTCGCCCTCTGGGAGAGGGTTAGGGTGAGGGGTTTTAAGTCTAACCATATCAACCCTCACCTAACCTCTCCCAATCTTGGGAGAGGGATTTGAAAAGCAACATTCAACGCAGTTTTGGTATTAATCATTTAAGGTAAACTTCATAATGGATAATTTCGTTTTTTCTTCCTCCTGCCCGCTGCCCATCCAGAGATATTCCCATATCACCCTGGCGCATGGCGGCGGCGGGACGTTGATGCGCAGTTTGATCGATTCGGTGATTCTTCCCGCTTTCGGCGATAAAAATTTGGATCAACTGCACGATTCGGCGGTTATGCAATTTCCTCAAGGACGCCTCGCCTTCACGACGGATTCCTACGTCGTCCATCCGCTCTTCTTCCCCGGCGGAGATATTGGTTCCCTGGCCGTGCATGGAACCGTCAACGATCTGGCTATGAGCGGCGCCCAGCCTTTATGGCTCAGCGTAGGATTTATTTTGGAAGAAGGTCTGCCATTGGAGACGCTGCAACGGATCGTCCACTCCATGCGCCGGGCGGCGGACCAAACGGGAACGGCCATCGT
Above is a window of Candidatus Omnitrophota bacterium DNA encoding:
- the hypD gene encoding hydrogenase formation protein HypD, coding for MKFVDEYRDPAAARHFVRAIKSTLTRPRSIMEICGGQTHAIVKFGLDQLLPSSLTLVHGPGCPVCVTPVEMINKAIEIALQPDAILCSFGDMLRVPGSQRDLFSVKAQGGDARIVYSPLDALKIARANPNKQVVFFAVGFETTAPNNAMAVYQAKRENLENFSLLVAHVCVPPAMEAILSSLDNQVEGFLAAGHVCAVMGYREYEPIAQKYHTPIVVTGFEPLDILQGIALCIKQLEEGRAEVENPYVRAVRPDGNLAAKKILAQVFCPGPRVWRGIGEIPDSGLHLTEEYSFFDAEMRFGLAEALRANAASECISGSILRGIKKPHECPAFGVRCTPEQPLGAPMVSNEGACAAYYRYRRHATKGN
- a CDS encoding HypC/HybG/HupF family hydrogenase formation chaperone: MCLGIPGKIVSVTDGEDIYRMGTIDFSGVRKEISLAYVPEAQVGDYVVVHAGFAISVVDEEEANQVFEYLKEMEELASGSDTVS
- the hypF gene encoding carbamoyltransferase HypF, with product MNVFTPTCTIESKRRLRISVQGAVQGVGFRPFLYRLAHELELKGWTVNSPQGLVAEVEGYPQTLAIFLQRLQEEKPSRAVIQTLVTTELEPAGYQEFAIRASEETGGKTTLLLPDIATCPDCLLEIFDPNDRRYLYPFTNCTNCGPRFTIIRDLPYDRHHTAMSAFSQCPQCQAEYDDPRDRRFHAQPNACPVCGPQVELWNKAGTVLQRRQDAMLAAAQAIRDGRIAAVKGVGGFHLITDARSESAVGRLRQRKRRVEKPLAVMFPSLEAIREVCFVSDQEKTLLLSPEAPIVLLRRCPGDNFIAPSVAPRNPYLGCMLPYTPLHHILLRELGFPIVATSGNLSEEPICIDEREALARLAGIADLYLVHNRPILRHADDSVTHIAAGEELLLRRARGYAPLPYRSDFDMPSMLAVGGHLKNTAALSQGRNVFISQHIGDLDNQPSYDAFLEVIAGLKKMYGITLELAACDLHPDYLSTQYAQKTGLPLIPIQHHFAHAVSCMAENRLQGPVLAISWDGTGYGTDGTIWGGEFLTATLSDFQRAAHFRYFPLPSGEKALKEPRRAALGLLFEMMGDKAFLLTNSPALKSFSEEEIRILRTLLEKGIHAPHTCSAGRLFDAVSSLIGLRQIVSFEGQGAMELEFAIGDAASEEFYPYTIVNKSAAPMVVDWEPMAQAIITEVEQNRSTASISIKFHNTLVEIIVAIARRIQYKQIVLTGGCFQNRYLMERAVQRLQAEGFEPYRHRRIPPNDGGLSLGQAVAAYHRSRNQCV